From the Bacillus tuaregi genome, one window contains:
- the purU gene encoding formyltetrahydrofolate deformylase, with amino-acid sequence MESVIQEQIQAFRESRKNRGRLLINCPDKSGIVATVSKFLFQHGANIIESSQYTTNPEGGNFFMRIEFECPDILSKKEVLKNEFNDIAESFSMEWKLTFVYDLKKTAIFVSKELHCLRELLWEWQNGDLLTDIALVVSNHEDSRGIVEALDIPFCYIPASKENRAQVEEKQLQLLEEYDIDLIILARYMQILTPSFVEAHPFKIINIHHSFLPAFIGARPYDRAYQRGVKLIGATSHYVTNDLDEGPIIEQDVLRVDHRHQIEDLKKSGRSIERSVLARAVKWHLEDRVIVHGNKTIVF; translated from the coding sequence ATGGAATCAGTCATTCAAGAACAAATTCAGGCATTTAGAGAAAGCCGTAAAAATAGAGGAAGACTATTGATTAATTGTCCTGATAAGTCAGGAATCGTTGCAACTGTATCCAAGTTTTTATTTCAGCATGGTGCCAATATTATTGAATCAAGTCAATACACAACCAATCCTGAAGGTGGAAACTTCTTCATGCGTATTGAATTTGAATGTCCTGATATCTTATCAAAAAAAGAGGTATTGAAGAACGAATTTAATGATATCGCGGAATCTTTTTCGATGGAGTGGAAGCTGACCTTTGTTTATGATTTAAAGAAAACGGCTATTTTTGTATCAAAGGAGCTTCATTGTTTGCGGGAGCTACTGTGGGAGTGGCAAAATGGCGATTTATTAACAGATATTGCATTAGTGGTCAGCAATCATGAGGATTCCAGAGGAATCGTAGAAGCATTGGACATTCCTTTCTGCTATATACCAGCTAGCAAGGAAAATCGTGCTCAAGTTGAAGAAAAACAGCTGCAGCTGTTAGAAGAATATGATATTGATTTGATAATCCTGGCAAGATATATGCAAATTCTGACGCCTTCTTTTGTAGAGGCACATCCATTCAAAATTATTAATATTCATCACTCATTCCTTCCTGCTTTTATTGGAGCAAGGCCATATGACCGTGCCTATCAGCGTGGAGTAAAATTAATCGGAGCAACCTCACACTATGTGACAAATGACCTTGATGAAGGACCGATTATTGAACAGGATGTCTTACGGGTCGATCATCGTCATCAAATAGAGGATTTGAAGAAGAGTGGTCGCTCTATAGAAAGAAGTGTTCTCGCTAGAGCAGTCAAATGGCATCTTGAGGACCGAGTCATTGTTCATGGAAATAAAACGATTGTATTTTAA
- a CDS encoding CDGSH iron-sulfur domain-containing protein: protein MSNNEKVMIKINDNGSIRVTGEVELLDGAGNPFKVGHTFSLCRCGQSQKKPFCDGTHKQFQFDSAPRATQ, encoded by the coding sequence ATGAGTAACAATGAAAAAGTTATGATAAAAATTAATGATAACGGCTCTATCAGAGTAACAGGAGAGGTTGAACTCCTTGATGGTGCAGGAAATCCGTTTAAGGTAGGCCATACCTTTTCCCTTTGTCGCTGTGGACAATCTCAAAAGAAACCATTTTGTGATGGTACACATAAGCAATTTCAATTTGATAGTGCCCCACGGGCCACACAATAA
- a CDS encoding YitT family protein, which produces MKKTIYDVILILFGSFIFSIGINYFTIPNMLSEGGVIGLTLIGHYVFGWSTGLLNFLLNTILFLLGYKFFDKRTIYYTLFSIVASSYFLHVTKDAGHVLTMDTLLASIFAGLLVGMGIGVIFRAGGTSGGTTVLARIAHQVLGWSIGKGILVMDVVVVAASIFIIGIEKAMYTLVVVWVGAKAIDFIVDGLDERIAVIIISNQPQKILHSITSSMSRGLTVLDGKGGYTGADKEVLYIVINKQELVQLQKTIKGIDENAYVTVHHVHEVMGRGYKAGKSKLLKNR; this is translated from the coding sequence ATGAAGAAAACTATTTATGATGTTATTTTAATATTATTTGGTTCCTTTATTTTTTCAATTGGAATCAATTATTTTACGATCCCTAATATGCTATCAGAAGGGGGCGTTATAGGTTTAACCCTTATTGGACATTATGTGTTTGGCTGGTCAACTGGGTTGCTGAATTTTCTCTTGAATACAATTCTTTTTTTACTTGGTTATAAATTCTTTGATAAAAGAACCATTTATTATACATTATTCTCCATTGTCGCTTCATCGTATTTCTTGCATGTAACGAAGGACGCAGGACATGTATTGACGATGGATACGCTATTGGCCTCTATTTTCGCTGGATTATTAGTTGGTATGGGAATCGGGGTCATTTTTCGTGCCGGAGGAACCTCGGGTGGTACAACAGTATTAGCGAGAATTGCTCATCAAGTGTTAGGCTGGAGTATTGGAAAAGGGATATTAGTGATGGATGTAGTCGTTGTTGCGGCTTCCATTTTTATCATTGGCATAGAGAAAGCTATGTATACGCTAGTCGTTGTTTGGGTTGGTGCAAAAGCGATTGATTTCATTGTGGATGGTTTGGATGAACGAATTGCCGTAATTATAATTTCCAATCAACCACAGAAGATTCTTCATAGTATTACGAGCAGTATGTCCAGAGGTCTTACCGTACTCGATGGTAAGGGCGGTTATACAGGAGCAGATAAGGAAGTTCTCTATATCGTAATTAATAAGCAGGAGCTTGTGCAGCTGCAAAAAACGATTAAAGGAATAGATGAGAATGCTTATGTTACCGTTCATCATGTTCATGAGGTCATGGGAAGAGGCTATAAGGCAGGAAAGTCCAAGCTGTTAAAAAACAGATAA
- a CDS encoding replication initiation and membrane attachment family protein, translated as MFDETIILEEKERKLAEFLEANTTEEVLMEVQEYVPSLTPQSKVIQKLKEMKLPQPVINTLIYFVLATNKQSLATAKLMALADLCRKYNISNAQSAITFFKQYYHVFQNQISQQY; from the coding sequence ATGTTTGATGAAACCATCATCCTAGAAGAAAAAGAACGTAAATTAGCAGAGTTTTTAGAAGCTAATACAACGGAAGAAGTATTAATGGAAGTTCAGGAATACGTTCCTTCCCTTACCCCTCAATCAAAGGTAATTCAAAAATTAAAGGAAATGAAGCTACCACAGCCTGTGATTAACACCCTCATTTACTTTGTTTTGGCTACCAATAAACAATCACTGGCAACAGCGAAATTAATGGCCCTTGCTGATTTATGCAGAAAGTACAATATTTCAAATGCCCAATCAGCTATTACATTCTTTAAACAGTACTATCACGTTTTTCAAAACCAAATCAGCCAACAGTATTGA
- the ftsZ gene encoding cell division protein FtsZ produces the protein MLEFDANLDQNARIKVIGVGGGGGNAVNRMIEEGIEGVEFIAVNTDAQALKQSLAGITMQIGTELTRGLGAGANPEVGKQAVEESRIHIEEVLEGADMVFVTAGMGGGTGTGAAPAIAAIAREQGALTIGIITRPFTFEGKRRATNAAKGIEAMRQAVDTLIIIPNDRLLGVVDKKTPMLEAFREADNVLRQGVQGISDLIAVPGLINLDFADVKTIMSNKGTALMGIGIAEGEGRAVEAVKQAISSPLLEQSIEGAQGVLLNITGGKDLSLYEVQEAADIVASSSDEELNMIFGSIINENLKNRIIVTVVATGFEDHGVPAVKKPSRPSTIIRRQNPRKEEQRYSVSEPPRQEEVLQPFGGYSQFKEDSLDTPTFLRNRNRRY, from the coding sequence TTGTTGGAATTTGATGCGAATCTGGATCAAAATGCAAGGATTAAAGTAATTGGCGTTGGCGGTGGTGGCGGCAATGCCGTGAATCGAATGATAGAGGAAGGTATCGAGGGCGTAGAATTTATTGCCGTGAATACGGATGCACAGGCGCTGAAACAATCTCTCGCTGGAATTACTATGCAAATTGGAACGGAATTGACAAGAGGTCTTGGAGCAGGTGCCAATCCAGAGGTAGGGAAGCAGGCAGTGGAAGAAAGCAGAATCCATATTGAAGAGGTTTTAGAAGGAGCGGATATGGTCTTTGTTACAGCTGGGATGGGTGGCGGTACTGGAACTGGTGCAGCACCCGCCATTGCAGCGATTGCTCGAGAACAGGGAGCACTAACGATAGGGATTATTACAAGGCCTTTTACTTTTGAGGGTAAGAGGCGTGCTACAAATGCTGCAAAGGGTATTGAAGCGATGAGACAGGCCGTTGACACGTTAATTATCATTCCAAATGATCGTCTATTAGGAGTTGTCGATAAAAAAACCCCGATGCTTGAGGCGTTTCGTGAAGCAGACAATGTCTTACGTCAAGGTGTGCAGGGAATCTCAGATTTAATTGCGGTTCCAGGTTTGATTAATCTTGATTTTGCTGATGTTAAAACCATTATGTCAAATAAAGGAACGGCACTAATGGGTATTGGTATTGCTGAGGGTGAAGGACGAGCTGTGGAAGCAGTTAAGCAGGCGATATCAAGTCCGTTACTTGAACAGTCTATAGAAGGGGCACAAGGAGTGCTATTAAATATTACGGGGGGTAAAGATTTAAGTCTGTATGAAGTACAAGAGGCAGCTGATATTGTAGCATCTTCCTCAGATGAAGAGCTAAATATGATTTTTGGATCAATTATTAATGAGAACTTAAAAAATAGAATTATTGTAACCGTCGTTGCGACAGGTTTTGAGGATCATGGTGTGCCGGCTGTAAAGAAGCCATCTCGTCCATCTACTATTATTAGAAGACAAAACCCGCGGAAGGAAGAACAAAGATATTCTGTAAGTGAACCTCCAAGACAGGAAGAGGTTCTGCAGCCGTTTGGAGGGTATTCACAATTTAAAGAGGACTCTTTGGATACTCCGACTTTTTTGAGAAATCGAAATCGACGCTATTAA
- the yppF gene encoding YppF family protein → MTIENLIYQFKEEKNFNPSHANDLLDYIQKCYIEEKLSISEYKKLFCELDKMQAEKPLSYFIKTCPYERINLPG, encoded by the coding sequence ATGACAATAGAAAACTTAATATATCAATTTAAAGAAGAAAAAAACTTCAACCCCTCACATGCCAATGACCTATTAGATTATATTCAAAAATGCTATATCGAAGAAAAACTCTCTATTTCCGAATACAAAAAACTATTCTGTGAACTAGATAAAATGCAGGCAGAGAAGCCTTTATCCTACTTTATTAAGACATGTCCATATGAAAGAATTAATCTCCCTGGATAA
- a CDS encoding nucleotide excision repair endonuclease yields the protein MIKIEIPQPDITITERKQELKENEPVIKPIYGFIDFHLIPRDKGGIFLFYNINDELLFVGKARKLRQRIKKHFEDNVSPIKTHRDEVYRIDICLVDDPMEREIYETYIINKERAKYNIDKVFYQ from the coding sequence GTGATTAAAATTGAGATTCCACAGCCTGATATTACAATTACAGAACGAAAACAGGAACTGAAAGAAAATGAGCCTGTCATTAAACCTATTTACGGTTTTATTGACTTCCATCTCATTCCACGCGATAAAGGGGGCATTTTCTTATTTTATAATATAAATGATGAACTGCTCTTCGTCGGAAAGGCTAGAAAATTACGACAGAGGATTAAAAAGCACTTTGAAGACAATGTCTCTCCAATTAAAACGCATAGGGACGAGGTATATCGAATTGATATTTGTCTTGTAGATGATCCAATGGAAAGAGAAATTTACGAAACCTACATTATTAATAAAGAGCGTGCTAAATATAATATCGATAAGGTTTTTTATCAATAA